A region from the Vanessa tameamea isolate UH-Manoa-2023 chromosome 3, ilVanTame1 primary haplotype, whole genome shotgun sequence genome encodes:
- the LOC113397497 gene encoding circadian clock-controlled protein daywake-like: protein MKCLIAIVFLVGICHVRTEDVFLPDYIQPCNLKEEEFTNCLKQQIEDSLPYFSKGIPELGVPSVDPVNLDDITIDGNGLKLKFNKAQLHGLSQTMLTKLKVDIGQEDERFNLGIIANLSLTAKYNADGKILILPIKGDGDAVITCKNIEVEINSKLSHIKSSKGVHFKLVTPNYKYDIQSTTFEFENLFNGNKQLADATLQFANENWRQLMDDLAPPVVKQIVKTIVKTINKFFSKVTINRIVNGYKQTS from the exons CTGATTATATCCAACCGTGCAATTTGAAGGAGGAAGAATTCACAAACTGTTTAAAACAACAGATAGAAGACAGTCTGCCATACTTTTCGAAGGGTATTCCGGAACTTGGAGTTCCTTCGGTTGATCCAGTAAATTTGGACGATATAACCATTGACGGAAATGGcctcaaattaaaattcaataaagcGCAATTGCACGGACTGAGCCAAACCATGCTGACGAAACTaaa aGTGGATATCGGACAAGAAGATGAGAGATTTAATCTGGGAATAATAGCAAACCTAAGCTTAACAGCCAAGTACAACGCAGATGGAAAAATTTTGATACTTCCTATCAAAGGAGATGGAGACGCTGTTATAACGTGCA AAAACATTGAGGTTGAAATCAACAGTAAATTGAGTCACATTAAAAGTAGCAAAGGAGTGCACTTCAAGCTTGTGACGCCAaactataaatatgatattcaatCTACGACATTCGAGTTTGAGAATTTGTTCAACGGCAACAAGCAACTTG cGGATGCAACATTGCAGTTTGCAAATGAAAACTGGCGACAACTTATGGACGATCTGGCACCTCCAGTTGTGAAGCAGATTGTTAAGACTATTGTTAAAACCATCAACAAATTCTTCTCTAAAGTCACCATCAATCGCATTGTTAATGGGTACAAGCAAACATCTTAA
- the LOC113397474 gene encoding uncharacterized protein LOC113397474, translated as MLLTGLLKNVKCQIPVFPIALENKLVAQNGLGWPSAIQVAKGNEVLMKLRLSLENQNTCTVTDPRGLKFDISSPPSSKYQKWNDGCSIRVRNITFEDEGRWRLTASEGSKSITGWIEVTVLEKTSTYTAPPISLQDGETQTKVDLSSLDNAYCVVAKPFSESSLIPGKCSVTLDRTTRAVQGNWQIYLGLPGTVSEVQAKRHVTVQTEHLDVGYVRDASNRLHLYCNILHTTKNITFCRFQKTSNPYGYNVIDGLSDGSHSYYGKGFDLKQCGMTIEKSTSEDYGTWRCSVGVQMFVGTQIQQQTPMQALISVTHTSTSTFLRKKTNEVRPRTIFVQEDSSFTITCNSATSLSYCWFQHPNGTQYTPVKLVSEEQLFWYTGESLVVGHCGITFAHASIEDDGKWLCSMGPRSRLGVEMTDTVQVRVTGPLAANQKNVPVRIGGNATLYCHTANGRRPLKYCRFLSPKFVGMNIDSSVTPENAILNRYYFTPERELNFGDCSLSILSVEEDDIGSWTCAAVVDNEILESRDTILVSIDDQRRNYQFQASIIGMSVGLSGLVIVLIGIIAYKRTWIQYFYCTRKPTVSDEYSLQRRTATLSSIQSGSSNE; from the exons atgttgCTAACAGgcttattaaaaaatgtgaaGTGCCAGATTCCTGTATTCCCAATTGCTCTGGAGAATAAGCTCGTTGCTCAAAATGGTCTTGGATGGCCTTCAGCTATTCAAGTGGCAAAAGGAAATGAAGTTCTCATGAAGTTGCGTCTCTCTTTGGAGAATCAAAACACATGTACTGTAACTGATCCGAGAGGgttgaaatttgatataagtTCACCGCCTAGTAGTAA GTATCAAAAGTGGAATGATGGCTGCAGTATTAGAGTCCGAAACATTACATTTGAAGACGAAGGTCGTTGGCGCCTGACAGCTTCTGAAGGCAGTAAATCAATAACAGGATGGATTGAAGTTACTGTGCTAG AGAAAACAAGTACGTACACAGCACCGCCAATATCGCTCCAAGATGGAGAAACGCAAACTAAAGTGGATTTGTCATCATTAGACAATGCTTATTGTGTTGTAGCGAAGCCTTTTTCAGAAAGTTCTCTAATACCTGGTAAATGTAGCGTGACTTTAGATCGAACAACGAGAGCTGTTCAGGGAAATTGGCAAATTTATTTAGGATTGCCCGGTACTGTATCCGAAGTCCAAGCTAAAAGACACGTTACTGTGCAAA CGGAACACTTAGATGTCGGATATGTTCGCGATGCGAGTAATCGATTACATctttattgcaatatattgcatacgacaaaaaatataactttttgtcGTTTTCAAAAGACATCTAATCCTTATGGGTATAATGTGATCGACGGACTCAGTGATGGTAGTCATAG TTACTACGGCAAAGGTTTCGATTTGAAGCAATGTGGAATGACAATAGAGAAATCAACATCTGAAGATTACGGAACATGGCGTTGTTCTGTGGGAGTGCAAATGTTTGTAGGCACTCAGATCCAGCAGCAGACCCCTATGCAAGCCTTAATAAGTGTCACACATACTTCAACTT CTACATTccttagaaaaaaaacaaatgaagtcaGGCCAAGAACGATATTTGTTCAAGAAGATTCTTCGTTTACAATAACATGTAATTCTGCTACTTCTTTGTCTTATTGTTGGTTTCAACACCCTAATGGAACTCAATATACTCCCGTGAAACTTGTTAGCGAGGAACAACTATTTTG GTATACTGGTGAAAGTCTCGTAGTAGGTCATTGTGGTATTACTTTTGCGCACGCTTCGATTGAAGACGACGGTAAATGGTTATGTTCCATGGGGCCACGGTCAAGATTAGGTGTAGAAATGACGGACACCGTTCAAGTAAGAGTCACAGGACCATTAGCCGCCAATCAGAAAAACGTACCGGTACGAATAGGAGGAAATGCAACGTTGTATTGCCATACGGCGAATGGTAGGAGACCATTAAAATACTGCCGATTTTTGTCGCCTAAATTTGTCGGCATGAACATTGATTCGTCTGTTACACCTGAAAA CGCAATCCTAAATCGGTATTACTTTACTCCTGAGAGAGAGCTCAATTTTGGGGATTGTTCGCTAAGTATTTTGTCCGTCGAAGAGGATGATATCGGGTCTTGGACATGTGCAGCCGTAGTTGATAACGAGATTTTGGAGTCAAGAGATACTATACTGGTATCTATTGATG ATCAACGCCGCAATTATCAATTCCAAGCCAGTATTATCGGAATGTCTGTAGGTTTATCGGGTcttgttatagttttaattggTATTATCGCGTACAAACGAACCTGGATACAATATTTCTATTGTACAAGGAAGCCAACAGTTTCAGATGAGTATTCTTTACAAAGACGTACTGCTACTTTAAGCAGTATTCAAAGTGGTAGCAGCAACGAATAA
- the LOC113397496 gene encoding TIP41-like protein has protein sequence MFVTEATIDSGRYTTNSKSIEFGPWHISYDISCILPSVCSTKVVCERNDNQFCQFCIYSKELSLPHFPDMVFPKNVLNLEHKSGTKIQFTPLDALRRVSSKVQAIEVACAEAWLESRPDAAKPKKTFDWTFSTDYKGTLSENITIEPTDETINFDLLKRKDQILFYHDLTLFEDELHDHGISKLSVKIRVMPSYWYVLLRHFLRVDDVLVRSHETRMFHMLNSDYVLREYTIKEARAEDINIPTSQMKEADDVIPILPVKEKIMEKLIVNLENN, from the exons atgtttgtaacggag GCTACAATCGATTCTGGACGATATACTACAAATTCAAAATCCATCGAATTCGGTCCATGGCATATATCGTACGATATTAGTTGTATACTGCCGAGCGTGTGTTCTACTAAAGTTGTTTGTGAACGAAATGATAACCAGTTTTGTCAATTTTGTAT atacTCGAAGGAACTAAGCCTGCCACATTTTCCTGATATGGTATTtcctaaaaatgttttgaacTTGGAACATAAGAGTGGTACTAAGATCCAGTTCACCCCATTGGATGCTCTACGCAGAGTTTCAAGTAAAGTACAAGCTATTGAAGTAGCTTGTGCTGAAGCTTGGCTGGAATCAAG accaGATGCAGCAAAACCGAAGAAGACATTTGATTGGACCTTCTCAACAGACTATAAAGGTACTTTATCTGAAAACATCACCATAGAGCCCACGGATGAGACCATAAATTTTGATCTGTTAAAACGTAAAGACCAAATTCTATTTTATCATGATCTTACGCTGTTTGAAGATGAGCTTCATGATCATGGTATTTCAAAGTTATCAGTGAAAATT AGAGTAATGCCATCATACTGGTATGTGCTATTGAGACATTTTTTAAGAGTCGATGATGTCTTAGTGCGGTCTCACGAGACCAGGATGTTTCATATGCTTAACTCGGACTATGTTCTACGAGAATATACAATTAAAGAAGCAAGAGCGGAGGATATAaat attccTACTTCTCAAATGAAAGAAGCTGATGACGTCATACCTATTCTTCCAGTTAAAGAGAAAATAATGGAAAAATTGATTGTAAACTTGGAAAACAATTGA